In Paracoccus fistulariae, a single window of DNA contains:
- a CDS encoding DUF2793 domain-containing protein: protein MSDTTTHLGLPYLLAAQAQKHVTHNEALRLLDAMVQLSVLDRMRTTPPASPADGDRHLVASGATGLWAGWDLNIAFWIDAAWIRLVPRTGWMVWVAAESLFLVWTGSAWEVVGEPRDVSDAVFSLVNDADPTKKATFSLAGISAGTTRSFTLPNTSSELAILAGTQTFTGNKTFSGTLTASGTVAVSAASASIGTATTTAIYGMGTGATTSGVTKTVNLGTGGASGSTTVVNIGSATAGAGGTTVINTPTVTFANAVTQVGMPQANLTAQLLGLGGATADSYNRLSVNTPAVLLNNAGAGIEATVNKAAAGNDAAFAFKTGFSARALIGLLGNDDFSFKVSPDGSAFYDAIRIDRASGQVELPQPTVLPGLAAAPSPPPSGKASVYARNRAGAPWIDVMRPSGRDFPLQPHFGVNRIANWSPSTGTTVTTEGLPITSVGTVSTPTLAATNLATSMRRWRLTSAAVVDSVADQRSAGWACWRGNAAGLGGWTFVTRISLTTLQATGMGFFGLYGSTAALATTLTLAAAINCIGIGFQRGTHANWQLVANDGTGAPTLTDLGAAFAIATGGVVTLFIAAPPNGSSVWVRTVNEVTGAIFEQEITADLPAATQFLSPRLFLNTGATAAAVAYDCAGVYVETDF, encoded by the coding sequence ATGTCCGACACCACGACCCATCTGGGCCTGCCGTATCTTCTGGCCGCCCAAGCCCAGAAGCATGTCACCCATAACGAGGCGCTGCGCCTGCTCGATGCCATGGTGCAGCTTTCCGTCCTTGACCGGATGCGCACCACGCCACCCGCCAGCCCGGCAGACGGCGACCGACACCTGGTGGCTTCCGGCGCCACTGGCCTCTGGGCGGGGTGGGATCTGAACATCGCCTTCTGGATCGACGCCGCATGGATCCGGCTGGTGCCGCGCACCGGATGGATGGTCTGGGTCGCAGCCGAGAGCCTGTTCCTCGTCTGGACCGGCAGCGCCTGGGAGGTCGTGGGCGAACCGCGCGACGTATCGGATGCCGTGTTCAGCCTCGTGAACGATGCGGACCCGACGAAGAAGGCGACCTTCTCGCTGGCAGGGATCAGCGCGGGCACCACGCGCAGCTTCACACTGCCAAACACCTCGTCCGAGTTGGCGATTCTCGCAGGCACCCAGACCTTCACCGGCAACAAGACCTTCTCCGGCACGTTGACCGCCTCGGGCACAGTCGCGGTCTCGGCTGCCTCCGCCAGCATCGGGACGGCCACGACGACCGCGATCTACGGCATGGGGACCGGGGCCACGACCTCGGGCGTGACCAAGACCGTGAACCTCGGCACCGGTGGCGCATCCGGATCGACCACCGTCGTGAACATCGGCTCGGCCACGGCTGGCGCGGGCGGCACGACCGTCATCAACACGCCCACGGTCACCTTTGCCAATGCCGTCACGCAGGTCGGCATGCCCCAGGCGAACCTGACAGCGCAGCTCTTGGGCCTCGGCGGGGCCACGGCCGACAGCTACAATCGGTTGTCGGTAAACACACCAGCCGTCCTTCTGAACAACGCCGGTGCCGGGATCGAGGCGACGGTCAACAAGGCCGCGGCAGGGAACGACGCCGCCTTTGCCTTCAAAACCGGCTTCTCGGCGCGGGCGCTGATTGGCCTCCTTGGCAATGACGACTTCAGCTTCAAGGTCAGCCCGGACGGCTCGGCCTTCTACGACGCGATCAGGATCGACCGCGCGAGCGGCCAGGTGGAACTGCCGCAGCCCACGGTCCTGCCGGGGCTGGCCGCCGCGCCATCCCCGCCGCCCTCAGGCAAGGCATCGGTCTACGCCCGCAACCGTGCCGGGGCGCCGTGGATCGACGTGATGCGCCCCTCGGGCCGGGACTTCCCGCTCCAGCCGCATTTCGGGGTGAACCGGATCGCCAACTGGTCGCCCTCGACCGGCACGACGGTGACCACCGAAGGCCTGCCAATCACTTCGGTCGGCACCGTTTCGACGCCCACGCTGGCCGCAACGAACCTTGCGACTTCCATGCGGCGCTGGCGTCTGACATCGGCGGCCGTCGTGGACTCGGTGGCCGACCAGCGATCCGCTGGCTGGGCCTGCTGGCGCGGCAATGCCGCAGGCCTTGGTGGCTGGACCTTCGTGACGCGGATTTCGCTGACGACGCTGCAAGCGACAGGCATGGGGTTCTTCGGGCTCTATGGATCAACCGCAGCGCTTGCCACCACCTTGACGCTGGCTGCAGCCATCAACTGCATTGGTATCGGCTTCCAGCGCGGCACCCATGCCAACTGGCAGCTGGTCGCAAACGACGGGACCGGGGCACCGACCTTGACCGACCTCGGGGCCGCCTTCGCCATCGCGACCGGCGGCGTCGTGACCCTTTTCATCGCTGCGCCGCCGAACGGTTCGTCGGTGTGGGTCCGAACTGTGAATGAGGTCACCGGCGCCATCTTCGAACAGGAAATCACCGCCGATCTGCCCGCCGCGACGCAGTTCCTGTCGCCGCGGCTGTTCCTGAACACCGGCGCCACGGCCGCCGCCGTCGCCTACGACTGCGCTGGGGTCTATGTCGAGACGGACTTCTAG
- a CDS encoding plasmid partitioning protein RepB C-terminal domain-containing protein, translated as MTHMEKMPPPKSPGFEANLRTIQIDAILPVKQLPATVPKSQKYGQIAASIREVGLIEPPVVARAAGQEGSFILLDGHVRLNVLKEMGETTVTCLVATDDESFTYNKRISRLATIQEHKMILRAVERGVSEARIAATLNVNIALIRQKRTLLNGICPEAAELLKARHCPINSFRSLRKMKPLRQIQAAELMVAANNYTVPYVEAILAASDAADLVDPAAKKTPAGVTREQAERMKAEMANLQKNIKLIEGTLGPDHLRLVVAGRYVERLLQNDRLARYLDKNHGEILGEFRQIVAGLAQPAPTTEARSSEAD; from the coding sequence ATGACACACATGGAGAAAATGCCTCCGCCGAAGAGCCCGGGATTCGAGGCGAACCTGCGCACGATCCAGATCGACGCGATCCTGCCGGTCAAGCAACTGCCGGCCACAGTGCCCAAGAGCCAGAAGTATGGACAGATCGCCGCGTCGATCCGCGAGGTCGGGCTGATCGAACCGCCGGTGGTCGCCCGTGCGGCAGGACAGGAAGGGTCCTTCATCCTTCTCGATGGCCATGTTCGGCTGAATGTTCTGAAGGAAATGGGCGAGACGACCGTCACCTGCCTGGTGGCGACCGACGACGAATCCTTCACTTACAACAAGCGCATCAGCCGCCTCGCCACGATCCAGGAGCATAAGATGATCCTGCGCGCGGTCGAGCGTGGCGTATCGGAGGCCCGCATCGCGGCAACGCTGAATGTGAACATCGCTCTGATCCGACAGAAGCGGACCCTGCTGAACGGAATCTGTCCGGAGGCCGCCGAACTGCTGAAGGCCCGGCACTGCCCGATCAACAGCTTCCGGTCCCTGCGGAAGATGAAGCCCTTGCGGCAGATTCAGGCGGCGGAACTGATGGTTGCGGCTAACAACTACACGGTGCCCTATGTCGAGGCGATCCTCGCAGCATCTGACGCCGCTGACCTGGTAGACCCGGCTGCAAAGAAGACACCTGCAGGTGTGACACGCGAACAAGCCGAGCGGATGAAGGCCGAGATGGCCAACCTGCAAAAGAACATCAAGCTGATCGAAGGCACCCTTGGGCCCGATCACCTCCGGCTGGTGGTGGCCGGTCGCTATGTCGAGCGGCTCCTGCAGAATGACCGTCTCGCCCGCTACCTCGACAAGAACCATGGCGAAATCCTTGGCGAGTTTCGGCAGATCGTCGCGGGCCTGGCGCAGCCAGCGCCCACGACGGAAGCGCGGAGCAGTGAGGCCGATTAG
- a CDS encoding ParB/RepB/Spo0J family partition protein has product MVSEVEMRDEVQMIPISAITVENPRERSEKTFRALVDSIGKVGLKKPITVARVDEEAGVSYRLVCGQGRMEAYVALGETHIPAIVVDASEAERLLRSVIENIARRQQRPLELLQDIAILRDRGYSDHQIADKTGLSLAYVHEIGELIANGEERLLIAVETGQMPLSVALYITRAEEKDVQKALEAAYASGELRGKKLLEARRLVELRHRHGKQRGGARNKQPRARMTSAALVKAYRAEAERQQDMVRRAQSTRSSLLFLDAAFQSLLKDENFLTLLRAEGLDSVPRMIVDGLQEPRS; this is encoded by the coding sequence ATGGTGAGCGAAGTCGAGATGCGGGACGAAGTGCAGATGATCCCGATTTCCGCCATCACCGTGGAAAATCCGCGCGAACGCTCGGAAAAGACCTTTCGCGCGCTCGTGGACAGTATCGGCAAGGTCGGGCTGAAAAAGCCGATCACCGTCGCCCGGGTCGATGAAGAGGCGGGAGTGTCCTATCGTCTGGTCTGCGGTCAGGGGCGGATGGAGGCTTATGTCGCCCTTGGGGAAACCCACATCCCGGCCATCGTCGTGGATGCGAGCGAGGCCGAACGCCTTCTGCGCAGCGTGATCGAGAACATCGCCCGCCGCCAGCAGCGGCCGCTCGAACTGTTGCAGGACATCGCCATCCTGCGCGACCGCGGATATTCGGACCATCAGATCGCCGACAAGACGGGGCTTTCCCTCGCCTATGTCCATGAAATCGGTGAGTTGATCGCCAACGGTGAAGAACGCCTGCTGATCGCGGTCGAAACCGGGCAGATGCCGCTCAGCGTCGCGCTCTACATCACGCGGGCCGAGGAGAAGGACGTGCAGAAGGCGCTGGAGGCTGCTTATGCCTCGGGTGAACTGCGCGGAAAGAAATTGCTGGAGGCGCGGCGGCTGGTCGAGTTGCGCCACCGTCACGGCAAGCAGCGAGGTGGCGCGCGGAACAAACAGCCACGCGCGCGAATGACATCTGCCGCGCTGGTCAAAGCCTATCGCGCCGAGGCCGAGCGTCAGCAGGACATGGTCCGCAGGGCGCAGTCGACGCGCAGCAGCCTGCTGTTTCTCGATGCTGCATTTCAGTCGCTCTTGAAGGATGAGAACTTCTTGACGCTGCTTCGTGCCGAGGGGCTCGATTCCGTGCCGCGCATGATCGTCGATGGCCTTCAGGAGCCAAGATCATGA
- a CDS encoding recombinase family protein: MAGREPPSTKEPANSPPKRRAAEYVRMSTDHQKYSTENQSDAIRKYAEERGFELVRSYADAGKSGLRIEGREALQQLIQDVQDGTADFEVILVYDVSRWGRFQDADESAYYEYICRRANKQVEYCAEQFENDGGPVATIVKSVKRAMAGEYSRELSNKVFIGQCRLIERGFRQGGAAGFGLRRVLLDERGEVKAELKRGEHKSLQTDRVILVPGPDAEVRTVRWIYSRFLKHGRSESEIAAELNERGILTDLGRAWTRATVHQILTNEKYIGNNVYNRRSFKLKQKRVANGPEMWIRSEGAFEAIVEPKQFQKVQAIIAARNRRFSDDEMLERLTRLFQRHGYISGLVIDEADGMPSSGAYAHRFGSLIRAYSLVGFTPDRDYHYIEVNRMLRLFHGDEVERVICEITRLGGTVSRNPATDLLTINGEFTASVVVAHCRETSAGGLRWKIRFDTGLAPDITIAIRMERTNTAALDYYLLPQFEMRIKPLRLAEENGLMLDAFRFETLDFFFDMARRVPVSEVTPW; encoded by the coding sequence ATGGCAGGCAGAGAGCCGCCCTCAACAAAAGAACCGGCGAACTCCCCGCCAAAGCGCCGTGCGGCCGAATATGTCCGCATGTCCACGGACCATCAGAAATACTCGACGGAAAACCAGTCGGATGCGATCCGCAAATACGCGGAGGAACGCGGCTTTGAACTGGTCCGTTCCTATGCTGATGCCGGAAAGAGCGGGCTGAGGATCGAGGGGCGCGAAGCCTTACAACAGCTGATCCAGGATGTGCAGGACGGCACGGCGGATTTCGAGGTGATCCTTGTCTATGACGTCAGCCGATGGGGGCGGTTTCAGGATGCCGATGAATCCGCCTATTACGAATACATCTGCCGTCGCGCAAACAAGCAAGTCGAGTATTGCGCCGAGCAATTCGAAAACGACGGCGGCCCGGTTGCCACGATCGTCAAGAGCGTCAAGCGCGCGATGGCGGGGGAATACAGCCGGGAACTTTCCAACAAGGTCTTCATCGGACAGTGCCGCTTGATCGAACGCGGCTTCCGTCAGGGCGGTGCGGCGGGTTTTGGCCTTCGCCGGGTTCTGCTTGACGAACGCGGCGAGGTGAAGGCCGAGCTGAAGCGTGGTGAGCACAAGAGCTTGCAGACAGACCGGGTGATCCTGGTTCCCGGGCCAGACGCCGAGGTAAGAACCGTCCGCTGGATCTACAGCCGGTTCCTCAAGCACGGCCGTTCGGAAAGCGAAATCGCGGCCGAACTGAACGAGCGCGGAATCCTGACCGATCTCGGCCGGGCCTGGACCCGCGCCACCGTCCATCAGATCCTGACCAACGAGAAATACATCGGCAACAACGTCTATAACCGGCGCTCCTTCAAGCTGAAGCAGAAGCGGGTCGCGAATGGCCCGGAGATGTGGATCCGGTCGGAAGGGGCCTTCGAGGCCATCGTCGAGCCGAAACAGTTTCAGAAGGTGCAGGCGATCATCGCCGCCCGCAACCGCCGATTCTCGGACGACGAGATGTTGGAACGGTTGACGCGGCTGTTCCAGCGGCATGGCTACATATCCGGTCTGGTGATCGACGAGGCCGACGGAATGCCGTCCAGCGGCGCCTATGCCCATCGGTTCGGCAGCCTGATCCGGGCCTATTCCCTTGTCGGCTTCACTCCGGACCGGGACTACCACTACATCGAAGTGAACCGCATGCTGCGGCTGTTCCACGGCGACGAGGTGGAGCGTGTGATCTGCGAGATCACCCGTCTTGGCGGCACCGTGTCCCGCAATCCGGCGACAGACCTGCTGACGATCAATGGCGAATTCACCGCCTCCGTCGTCGTCGCCCACTGCCGCGAAACTTCCGCGGGCGGCTTGCGCTGGAAAATCCGCTTCGACACCGGCCTCGCGCCCGACATCACCATCGCCATCCGGATGGAGCGAACGAATACCGCCGCGCTCGACTACTACCTGCTGCCCCAATTCGAGATGCGGATCAAACCCTTGAGGCTTGCCGAGGAGAATGGCCTGATGCTGGACGCTTTCCGATTTGAAACGCTGGATTTCTTCTTCGACATGGCGAGGCGCGTTCCGGTTTCGGAGGTGACACCATGGTGA
- a CDS encoding XRE family transcriptional regulator, whose amino-acid sequence MRIKMGTSVPKMGTTVHLDADQAAYRKAIADTLRRELGHTHQAIKTVMRWTGASERTAKYWLSGERGPSGEHLIRLAQHSDAVLITILTMAERLPEQRRQHRCAGCPARDLVLQNLGQEWKLSEGS is encoded by the coding sequence ATGCGGATCAAGATGGGCACATCTGTGCCGAAAATGGGCACAACTGTGCACCTGGACGCGGATCAGGCCGCCTATCGCAAGGCCATAGCCGACACCCTGCGGCGCGAACTGGGGCACACACATCAGGCCATCAAGACGGTGATGCGCTGGACCGGAGCGAGTGAACGGACGGCCAAGTACTGGTTGTCTGGCGAACGCGGGCCGAGCGGGGAGCATCTGATCCGACTCGCGCAGCATTCCGATGCGGTGTTGATCACCATCCTGACCATGGCCGAGCGACTGCCGGAGCAGCGCCGGCAGCACAGATGTGCCGGTTGCCCCGCGCGTGACCTGGTGTTGCAGAACCTCGGACAGGAATGGAAATTGTCCGAGGGTTCCTGA
- a CDS encoding Fic family protein produces MITKPYDLTDAVTYHIGTFPPPALDYEVLLGPLEEAAASLARYDTKMSGMVNSELFLAPLRRQDAVTSSRMEGTISTIEELYRLEAEEDAGSTDPYREARNDDVETYLYSRALRNAQQALAEGAPLGEHLIRTAHQQLLSFGRGARKRPGSYKVEQNYIGDERRGKIYYVPIAPEQLGPAMAELVRYINESTMRPLIRTAIAHVEFEALHPFEDGNGRIGRMLITLMLWKLGVLHQPNFFVSGYFEAHKDEYIERMRAVSATGDWTGWVVFFLKAMHAQATVNIQTADAIFRLHGEMRERFREVLNSQFHDQALDFVFASPIFRNDRFVERSGIPPSSARALSRRLVEAGMLRTIEPASGRRAAMYAFDPLLDLLKV; encoded by the coding sequence ATGATCACCAAACCTTACGATCTTACGGATGCCGTCACCTATCACATCGGCACCTTTCCCCCGCCCGCCCTCGACTACGAGGTGCTGCTCGGGCCGCTCGAAGAGGCAGCCGCCTCGCTTGCGCGGTACGACACCAAGATGTCAGGCATGGTGAACAGCGAGTTATTTCTCGCCCCCCTGCGTCGCCAGGACGCGGTGACGTCTTCCCGGATGGAGGGGACGATCTCGACCATCGAGGAACTGTACCGGCTGGAGGCCGAGGAAGATGCGGGTAGCACCGACCCCTACCGGGAAGCGCGCAACGACGACGTCGAGACCTACCTTTACTCCCGCGCATTGCGGAATGCCCAGCAGGCCCTCGCCGAGGGCGCCCCACTTGGCGAACACCTGATCCGGACCGCCCACCAACAGTTGCTGTCCTTTGGACGGGGTGCCCGCAAGCGCCCCGGCAGCTACAAGGTCGAGCAGAATTACATCGGGGACGAACGGCGAGGAAAGATCTACTACGTCCCGATCGCTCCCGAGCAACTGGGCCCGGCGATGGCCGAACTCGTCCGCTACATCAACGAAAGCACGATGCGGCCATTGATCCGCACCGCCATCGCGCATGTCGAATTCGAGGCCCTGCATCCGTTCGAGGACGGCAACGGCCGGATCGGCCGCATGTTGATCACCCTGATGCTGTGGAAACTCGGCGTCCTGCATCAGCCAAACTTCTTCGTTTCAGGTTACTTCGAAGCCCACAAGGACGAGTACATCGAACGGATGCGCGCGGTCTCGGCCACCGGCGACTGGACCGGCTGGGTGGTATTCTTTCTCAAGGCGATGCACGCCCAGGCGACGGTGAACATCCAGACGGCCGACGCCATCTTCCGCCTTCACGGCGAGATGCGGGAACGGTTCCGCGAAGTGCTGAACTCGCAGTTCCATGATCAGGCGCTGGACTTCGTCTTCGCGAGCCCGATCTTCCGCAACGACCGCTTTGTCGAACGTTCGGGGATCCCACCGTCCTCCGCGCGCGCGCTGTCCCGGCGCCTGGTCGAGGCGGGCATGCTGCGGACCATTGAACCGGCTTCGGGGCGACGCGCGGCGATGTACGCCTTTGATCCGCTGCTCGATCTGCTGAAGGTGTGA